A part of Myxococcales bacterium genomic DNA contains:
- the coxB gene encoding cytochrome c oxidase subunit II codes for MENLSELLKMVVPVEWLFSVMPEPVSDHAAALDSLFWFLVITCSILFLSVIVPMVLIIFRYRRKKPHQRAESQKDHNFWLESAWTFLPFIYLTVLFVWGFKQYIDIYVPPHDAMELRVVGQKWQWSIDYPKDEISVAGVGTEVYVPVNTPVKLVMSSQDVIHSFFIPNLRIKQDVVPGSYTTLWFNAHKPGTYPILCAEYCGDLHSQMLAKLVVVPANVYSNWVEQQKAANLDMPLPELGKKLYTKLGCVACHSIDGSIKLAPSFKDLYGRKEELSTGAFVTVNDEYIRQSILTPQKQITKGFPPIMPTFQGRVNEREISGIIAYIKSLSN; via the coding sequence ATGGAAAATCTAAGCGAACTGCTCAAAATGGTGGTGCCAGTAGAATGGCTTTTTAGTGTAATGCCCGAGCCTGTTTCTGATCACGCAGCGGCTCTTGATTCACTGTTTTGGTTTTTGGTTATCACATGCAGCATTTTATTTCTTTCTGTAATTGTGCCGATGGTGCTGATTATTTTCAGGTATCGAAGAAAAAAACCTCATCAACGGGCGGAGTCACAAAAAGATCATAATTTTTGGTTAGAGTCTGCATGGACATTCCTGCCGTTTATCTACCTGACTGTACTTTTTGTATGGGGCTTTAAACAGTATATCGATATATATGTTCCACCACATGATGCTATGGAACTTAGAGTTGTTGGGCAAAAGTGGCAGTGGTCTATAGATTATCCTAAGGATGAAATCTCGGTAGCAGGTGTTGGGACTGAAGTCTATGTTCCGGTGAACACCCCAGTTAAACTTGTGATGTCATCGCAAGATGTGATTCATAGTTTCTTCATTCCCAATTTAAGAATAAAGCAAGATGTTGTTCCTGGAAGTTACACCACTTTGTGGTTCAATGCTCATAAACCAGGCACATATCCCATACTGTGTGCTGAATATTGCGGAGATTTACACAGCCAAATGTTAGCGAAACTTGTGGTTGTTCCTGCAAATGTTTACAGCAATTGGGTTGAACAGCAAAAAGCTGCCAACTTAGATATGCCACTTCCTGAACTTGGTAAAAAACTTTATACCAAGCTCGGCTGTGTCGCTTGTCACTCGATCGATGGAAGTATTAAGCTTGCGCCTAGTTTTAAGGATTTATATGGCAGGAAAGAAGAACTCAGCACTGGGGCTTTTGTTACGGTGAACGATGAGTATATTCGCCAATCAATTTTAACCCCGCAAAAACAGATTACCAAAGGTTTTCCACCAATCATGCCGACATTCCAGGGGCGAGTTAATGAACGCGAAATCTCGGGGATAATTGCCTACATAAAATCATTGAGTAATTAA
- the ctaD gene encoding cytochrome c oxidase subunit I encodes MSTHSHAHRMNYLNSKKGFLSWALTLDHKRIGVMYLVSILFFFLIGGLFALALRAELLTPGKNFVDAKTYNQFFTLHGAIMVFLVIIPGIPASLGNFVLPLQLGAKDVAFPRLNLMSYYIYVIGSLFAVCSIVFGAIDTGWTFYAPYSTSAEGKVVLMVTGAFILGFSSIFTGVNFIATIHKLRAPGMTWFRMPLFVWGMYATSIIQIMATPVLGITLALIIVERLIGIGIFTPDLGGDPVLFQHFFWFYSHPAVYIMILPGMAIISELVTTFSQKKIFGYRLIAYSSIAIAVISFLVWGHHMFASGQSALVGMIFSALTFLVAIPSGIKMYNWIATMYKGSISFNTPMLYALSFLFLFCIGGLTGVFLGVLSVDIHLHDTYFVVAHFHYVMVGGTFMAFIGGIYYWWPKMFGRMYNEKVGALGAWLVFLGFNTTFFVQFFMGSQGMPRRYYSYLEQFQTLHQVSTFGSFLLGIGFFVVLFNLLHSLFKGKKAPANPFHATTLEWTHTQSPPISHNFDEQPIYNHEPYIYEDELHSIHGNLQKA; translated from the coding sequence ATGAGTACTCATAGTCATGCCCATAGGATGAACTATTTAAATAGTAAAAAAGGATTTTTATCATGGGCCCTTACGCTCGATCACAAGCGGATAGGGGTGATGTACTTAGTCTCCATTCTATTTTTCTTCTTGATAGGTGGATTATTTGCTTTGGCTCTTCGAGCAGAACTGTTGACTCCAGGCAAGAATTTCGTTGATGCAAAAACCTATAATCAATTTTTCACGCTTCACGGTGCGATTATGGTGTTTTTGGTTATTATCCCCGGTATTCCTGCATCACTGGGAAATTTTGTTTTACCATTGCAACTTGGTGCTAAAGACGTCGCTTTTCCTCGGCTTAATCTCATGAGTTATTACATCTATGTTATAGGCTCATTATTTGCTGTTTGTTCGATTGTCTTCGGTGCAATTGATACGGGGTGGACTTTTTATGCGCCCTATTCAACCTCAGCGGAAGGTAAAGTTGTACTGATGGTAACTGGAGCTTTTATTTTGGGCTTCTCATCCATTTTTACCGGTGTCAACTTTATTGCCACTATTCATAAGCTGCGTGCACCAGGAATGACTTGGTTTCGTATGCCGCTTTTTGTGTGGGGAATGTATGCCACCAGTATCATCCAAATTATGGCAACGCCTGTTTTGGGAATCACCCTTGCTCTCATTATTGTGGAGCGACTGATAGGTATAGGAATTTTTACACCTGATTTAGGTGGGGATCCAGTGTTATTTCAGCACTTCTTTTGGTTTTATTCTCACCCTGCTGTATACATTATGATTCTACCGGGAATGGCTATTATCTCTGAGCTTGTAACAACATTTAGCCAAAAAAAGATTTTTGGTTATCGTTTGATTGCTTACTCATCAATAGCAATTGCCGTTATTAGCTTTTTGGTATGGGGGCACCACATGTTTGCTTCAGGTCAATCAGCTTTAGTAGGAATGATATTTTCAGCACTTACATTTTTAGTTGCTATTCCATCTGGGATTAAAATGTATAATTGGATAGCCACCATGTATAAAGGCTCGATCTCATTTAATACGCCTATGCTTTATGCTCTGTCATTTTTGTTTTTGTTTTGTATCGGTGGATTGACCGGAGTATTTTTGGGAGTGCTCTCGGTAGACATACATTTACATGATACTTATTTTGTTGTTGCACACTTTCACTACGTGATGGTAGGCGGAACTTTCATGGCTTTTATCGGCGGCATTTACTATTGGTGGCCCAAGATGTTTGGAAGAATGTACAACGAAAAAGTTGGTGCATTAGGAGCATGGCTAGTTTTCTTAGGATTTAATACCACATTCTTCGTTCAATTTTTTATGGGATCCCAAGGAATGCCTCGTCGATATTATAGCTATCTAGAGCAATTCCAGACACTGCATCAAGTTTCTACGTTTGGATCATTTTTATTAGGAATCGGATTTTTTGTAGTTCTCTTTAATCTGTTGCATTCGCTTTTCAAGGGCAAGAAAGCTCCAGCCAATCCCTTTCATGCAACGACCTTGGAGTGGACTCATACCCAATCTCCACCGATCAGCCATAACTTTGACGAACAACCTATCTATAATCATGAACCCTATATTTATGAAGATGAGCTGCATTCAATTCACGGAAACCTTCAGAAAGCTTAA
- a CDS encoding cytochrome c oxidase subunit 3 family protein, with protein sequence MAQNEKAALFPLADHYAEPQQQLEAGKLGMWLFLATEILLFGGLFVAYSIFHYMHGDLFREAHKLLDVKLGAINTIVLLFSSLTVVLAIHAAQRNKRHFIILNLAITIACAVVFLVIKYFEYSHKFHAGLLPGNFFVNGNLSNPDQIHIFFGIYFLMTGLHGIHVLIGIIILTWLLLRSVKGDFSSQYYMPIELGGLYWHLVDVIWIFLFPLLYLIA encoded by the coding sequence ATGGCACAAAATGAAAAGGCGGCGCTATTTCCTTTGGCCGACCATTATGCAGAGCCTCAGCAGCAGCTTGAAGCAGGCAAACTTGGCATGTGGCTTTTTTTGGCTACGGAAATACTGCTGTTTGGTGGACTCTTTGTTGCATATTCTATATTTCACTACATGCATGGTGATTTATTTAGAGAGGCTCATAAATTATTAGACGTGAAGCTTGGGGCAATAAATACTATCGTGCTTTTGTTTTCAAGTCTCACTGTCGTGTTGGCCATCCATGCAGCACAGAGAAATAAACGGCACTTCATTATATTGAATCTTGCCATAACTATTGCATGTGCTGTTGTATTTTTGGTAATCAAATATTTTGAGTACTCTCATAAATTCCATGCTGGCTTATTGCCCGGAAATTTTTTTGTTAATGGAAATCTGTCAAATCCTGATCAGATTCATATCTTCTTTGGCATATACTTTCTTATGACCGGGCTTCACGGTATTCACGTTTTGATCGGTATTATTATTCTTACGTGGCTTTTGCTTCGTTCGGTCAAGGGAGATTTTTCATCGCAATACTATATGCCTATCGAGCTTGGCGGGCTTTATTGGCACTTGGTGGATGTAATTTGGATTTTCTTATTTCCGCTTTTGTATTTGATTGCTTAG
- a CDS encoding cytochrome C oxidase subunit IV family protein, whose amino-acid sequence MSHTSMVQGPKPHAHSVWIYWGVFFALVLLTIATVELAHYDFGKFSIVVTLLIAGTKSLLVMGVFMHLAFDNKFLAVIAGSSFLFLALFILFPILDVGSRADIDSERANFLPRDEKVYKHHLDKPDDLPLGPGLQEEHKDKLIFIKPGQH is encoded by the coding sequence ATGTCACACACTTCAATGGTTCAAGGACCTAAACCTCATGCCCATTCGGTTTGGATTTATTGGGGCGTATTTTTTGCTTTGGTTCTTCTCACCATAGCGACGGTTGAGTTGGCGCATTATGATTTTGGCAAGTTTAGCATTGTGGTCACCCTATTGATTGCGGGTACTAAATCCTTGCTGGTCATGGGCGTATTTATGCATCTTGCTTTTGATAATAAATTTCTCGCGGTAATTGCCGGTTCATCATTTTTGTTTTTGGCACTTTTTATATTGTTTCCGATACTCGATGTCGGCTCACGAGCAGATATCGATTCAGAGAGAGCTAATTTCCTTCCTCGAGATGAAAAGGTCTACAAACACCATCTGGATAAACCTGACGATTTGCCTTTGGGTCCTGGGCTGCAAGAAGAGCATAAGGACAAGTTAATCTTTATTAAACCAGGGCAACACTGA
- a CDS encoding DJ-1/PfpI family protein, which yields MKQNNILVAVADGCEELETISIIDILRRADFGVRVCSIMDRQITCALGTKLIADSVFIDEEIDDYDAIVLPGGTNGAENFAQYTPLLEELNNFFNKKKIIAAICASPAIVFAKRGWLENKKATCYPALRDMLPHYVDKPVVVDANIITGQGPASAMEFAFAIAQHLSSPEQVLQVKKNMLVR from the coding sequence ATGAAACAAAATAATATTCTTGTTGCTGTTGCTGACGGGTGTGAAGAACTGGAAACTATCAGCATTATCGACATACTCCGCAGGGCTGATTTTGGGGTCAGAGTATGCAGCATTATGGACAGACAGATCACTTGTGCACTCGGCACTAAACTTATAGCTGATTCTGTTTTTATCGACGAAGAAATCGATGATTATGATGCAATCGTTTTACCTGGTGGAACCAATGGAGCTGAAAATTTCGCGCAATATACTCCACTGCTTGAAGAGCTCAATAATTTTTTTAACAAGAAAAAAATTATTGCCGCTATCTGTGCCTCTCCTGCCATTGTATTTGCAAAACGAGGTTGGTTAGAAAACAAAAAAGCTACGTGCTACCCTGCTCTTAGGGATATGCTTCCGCACTACGTTGACAAACCAGTAGTTGTAGATGCCAATATCATCACAGGGCAAGGACCAGCAAGCGCAATGGAATTTGCTTTTGCAATTGCTCAACACTTATCCAGCCCTGAGCAAGTTTTGCAAGTTAAAAAAAATATGCTCGTAAGATAA
- a CDS encoding IS1595 family transposase yields MYKRRSRLTVRQQSELIKLFVAGVTARAASELVIIQSNTASNFFLRLRKLIASKLPSYDLSGEIEVDESYFGGVRKGKRGRGAGGKVAVFGLLKRGGKVYTAIIPNAKTETLLPIVEEKVLPDSIVYTDTFKSYNALDVSAFHHMRINHSKLFADKQNHINGIENFWNQAKRNLRKFNGIKQDNFYWFLKECEWRFNGGNHQQLLKQLKYWYKHTKH; encoded by the coding sequence ATGTATAAGAGACGCAGCCGTTTAACAGTGCGCCAGCAGAGCGAACTGATAAAATTATTTGTTGCTGGTGTAACCGCCAGAGCAGCATCAGAACTGGTTATTATTCAATCTAATACAGCCAGTAATTTCTTCTTAAGGTTAAGAAAATTAATAGCCAGCAAACTTCCAAGCTATGACTTAAGCGGAGAAATTGAAGTAGATGAAAGTTATTTTGGCGGAGTTCGAAAAGGCAAGAGAGGACGTGGAGCTGGAGGTAAAGTAGCTGTTTTTGGCCTTCTTAAGCGAGGTGGCAAGGTTTACACAGCCATCATTCCTAATGCAAAAACAGAAACTCTTCTGCCTATTGTAGAAGAGAAAGTTCTTCCGGACAGCATAGTTTATACAGATACCTTTAAATCATATAATGCCTTAGATGTATCTGCATTTCACCATATGCGCATTAATCATTCCAAGCTGTTTGCTGATAAGCAAAACCATATCAATGGGATTGAGAACTTCTGGAACCAAGCCAAACGCAATCTGCGTAAGTTTAATGGGATAAAACAGGATAATTTTTATTGGTTTCTTAAGGAATGTGAATGGCGCTTCAACGGAGGCAATCACCAACAGCTTCTAAAACAGCTAAAATACTGGTATAAACACACTAAACATTAA
- a CDS encoding IS1 family transposase — MTVYLPLECPSCKDTKSVVKFGKSSNSKQRYCCQNDKCDRKTFIVRYDNKGWLAEIREKILDMAMNGAGIRDTSRVLCVSQKTVMSTLKKRLCAHPN; from the coding sequence ATGACTGTTTACCTGCCACTGGAATGCCCGAGCTGTAAAGACACAAAATCCGTTGTTAAATTTGGCAAGAGCTCTAACAGCAAGCAACGCTACTGCTGTCAAAATGATAAATGCGATAGGAAAACTTTCATTGTCCGCTATGACAATAAGGGATGGCTTGCAGAAATTAGAGAAAAGATCCTTGATATGGCTATGAATGGGGCAGGAATTAGAGATACATCGCGAGTGCTCTGCGTCTCCCAGAAAACTGTGATGTCCACATTAAAAAAAAGGCTGTGCGCTCACCCAAATTAA
- a CDS encoding IS110 family transposase produces MTKRSNKKYPKSQPSSAFRLTPMNPCVAGIDIGSRSVFICIGFADGHQEIREYLTFTEDLKNMLRWIQQNGIQSVAMESTGVYWIPVYDILAQAGIDVMLVNAYYLKTVPGRKTDVKDCQWIQQLHAYGLLRGSFRPDDEGVIFRGYVRQRSRLFELASQQVQLMHKALVQMNLQLNHVVTDITGVTGMSIIRAIVSGERNPVALAKYRDCRCKKEEKEIAKALDGNYRQEHLLALKHALEAYDFFHQQALECEDAVEQMLKKWQVSERAKEALAEIPSSMEESPTNRRTARRKTKSNPSPYHFEADITLEKILHVNLTDIPGLEANSIIKILAETGTDMSKWPSSKHFASWLGLCPGNKISGGKVLSSRSKPTANRASQALRLAANSLYRSKTALGAYFRRMRARLGAPKAITATAHKLAKILYTMLRERKSFNEAGQLAYEQAYKAKQLLSLERRAQELGYKLMAC; encoded by the coding sequence ATGACAAAGAGAAGTAACAAGAAATATCCAAAATCTCAACCCTCATCTGCTTTTAGGCTAACACCCATGAATCCATGTGTTGCTGGCATAGACATTGGCTCTAGGTCTGTATTTATTTGTATTGGTTTTGCCGACGGTCACCAAGAGATACGCGAATATCTGACTTTCACAGAAGATCTCAAAAATATGCTGAGGTGGATCCAACAAAATGGTATCCAGAGCGTAGCGATGGAGTCCACAGGTGTGTACTGGATCCCGGTTTATGATATTTTGGCCCAAGCTGGCATAGACGTCATGCTAGTAAATGCATACTACCTCAAAACGGTGCCAGGTAGAAAAACAGACGTGAAGGATTGCCAATGGATTCAACAGTTACACGCCTATGGGTTACTGCGAGGTTCGTTTCGCCCTGATGACGAAGGGGTGATATTCCGTGGGTATGTAAGACAGAGAAGCCGTTTATTTGAGTTGGCATCGCAGCAAGTACAATTGATGCATAAAGCTCTGGTGCAAATGAATCTTCAACTCAACCACGTGGTAACAGACATTACCGGTGTTACAGGGATGAGCATCATTCGGGCGATAGTCTCTGGCGAGCGAAATCCAGTAGCCTTGGCCAAATATCGAGATTGCCGATGCAAAAAAGAAGAAAAGGAAATAGCCAAAGCTCTCGATGGCAACTATCGGCAAGAGCATCTACTAGCCTTGAAACACGCACTTGAGGCTTATGATTTTTTCCACCAGCAGGCTTTAGAATGTGAAGATGCTGTAGAGCAAATGCTGAAGAAATGGCAAGTTTCTGAACGAGCAAAAGAAGCCCTAGCTGAGATTCCAAGTTCGATGGAGGAATCTCCAACAAACCGGCGAACAGCGCGGAGGAAAACAAAATCCAATCCCAGCCCCTATCACTTTGAAGCGGATATCACTTTGGAAAAGATTCTTCACGTCAATCTCACAGATATTCCTGGTTTGGAAGCCAATAGCATTATAAAAATCCTGGCTGAAACCGGTACCGATATGTCAAAATGGCCAAGCTCGAAACACTTTGCTTCCTGGCTTGGCCTTTGCCCTGGCAATAAAATCTCCGGTGGAAAGGTTTTGAGCAGTAGGAGCAAGCCAACTGCCAATCGAGCATCACAAGCCCTGCGCCTGGCAGCCAATTCTCTCTACCGCTCTAAAACGGCCCTTGGCGCCTATTTCCGTCGAATGCGGGCAAGACTTGGTGCTCCAAAAGCAATTACAGCAACTGCCCACAAGCTTGCCAAGATCCTGTATACGATGCTGAGGGAGCGCAAGAGTTTTAACGAAGCTGGCCAACTCGCCTACGAACAGGCGTATAAAGCGAAACAATTGCTATCCTTGGAGAGGCGAGCCCAAGAACTTGGATATAAACTGATGGCCTGCTAA